The sequence GACCGGCACCTGAAATAGTCTATCAGCCTCCTGCACCTTGTGCGTCTGCACCTCAAGCACCGCCGGCCCCTGCTCCAGCTCCTTATACACCTGTGCTTCAACCGGCTCCGGGTCCAGAACCCTCTGGTTATGCAGCCGCCCCACCAGCTCAACCCAATTCTCTGTTTATTCCTCGCGGGATCGAAATTACCAAACGGATCGTTGGATACTAAGTATCTATTCCTGTCACTGAGTACACCAAAACACTATAAAATAGTACTTCCTTTATTTAAATAGTTGattgaataaacgaataaattaTATCAGAAAAGTGTTTCCTAGTCATGATTTCGTACATTTATTTattagataataaataaatgtacGGTTTTCACTGTACAGCTTGACAATTTAGAAGTAACGCACAATTAGAATAGCTTTAGCTCATTGTCAATTCTATTCCAATATCGAACGAAATAATATCACGATGGATTGCCGTTGAATTCTATCCTGAATAAAATTCTAGTATAGATCGGATGAATCCAACTTAGTGTGACTACCTTAGTACAACCATTATAAATCaatatcaatttatttattcgaaatGTGTCTGTAGTTTGAAGAATCAAATGTTGCCAAATATGTGCAATATCAGTAtagattttcgaaaaacatttCCCAACAAATCAATCAAGCGAAAAAGCTCTTGATACGATAATGCTTAGTATTTAGCGTTTCGCGTGCACCATAAAATGAAGAGTTAAAAATCATTCAGTAAGATGTTCAAATGTAACCATCTTATTTCCCAGAAGGTTAAGTAATGAATTCCCACTCACCCTTCTTTTCAGAGTGTTCGATTGATCCGTTATACATTTTTGATGAATtaattttcattgaaatctcTTTATGAATGTTTGTGTCAGGCTCACTCCATTTTATTACACTTCCTCCGAAAATGGGCTAAATCGAAATAGGCTCTTTCATTGGTTTTTAACAGTTAAACTATAATTTAACTGACGATGATTTAACTAGTTCTAtggatccgagaaattttatgTTTTAAGTTACAATATGTTTTGTAATTTGaacgaagaaaaaaacaaatcagctcacttttttttcaaaattgaaaatgatTCGGAATTCTTTTAAATTCCGCATGGAacttcaataattttgatattttcgcccTTTTTGGATCTGATTCGGAATTTATTCTGAGCTGAACATGTGGGAACTCACAATTCCAGTACAGAATAAGTTCCGAACCGATTATAACATACACCGTTGCGGAATTTGTCGGAGTCTAACTACacagaaaattttcgaatttagttTCTGCAAAATGATTCGCTGTAACTAATTCAGTAATAAACAACAAATACCAAAGCGTTCATTATTTACATAGTCATTACTGAAAAATTAGTAAAATGAAGTCGTAATTTTTGCATAGGTTCACTGAAATGTACTgcaataaagaaatttaatttaagTTAATATGTTTATCATTGAAATTTTGACAGTTGTGAGTTGCTGAAACATCACATAACAGTCATTTAGGTTTTGGTACCACATGGGAACCGGTTTGTGCTAAAGCATACATGACTGTTTTACGCTAAAACATACATGactgttttacgtttcgcattcagctcatcagtgcaatagcagattatgttggactgctaatgccacctcgcggatcaacataatcactcATCAACACTTATTTGCACCAAAGCGgaatgtctatcctgacgtctcAGAAGGTCCGCTTTAGCCTTTACGTTTTCTTAGCGGATTATGGTGATCCACGAGGTGATATTAGCagtccaacataatctgctaatgcactgatgagctgaatgcaaaACATAAAATATACCTAACACATAACAGTTTTTTGCTGGATATGTTTGCTGTAATTTTAGCTCGGAACACTTCAGCAAAATTTCACTGCAAATCGACAATAATCATTTGGTGTGTACTAGCATCTTCCATTCTCTTTAGCGTAACTAACGGTGCAAATCGCTTGAATTCTACACAAACGCATGCATAGCTAGAGAATGATTGTTATATTTGGTTTGATCACGCACTCAAAAACGAGCATTAGAGTAGGAGCTCATTACTCAATCAGTCTAGTAGACAACGTGGATAGGAGTGAAGATATATTAGAGTGTACTTTTGTTggtgaaaaaatcaaatattcccTATGCAGAAAACGTAAACTAAATTAATGAGCTgttaaaaaatctgcagtccaACTTCTGCACCATCTCAGGTAAATCGCCTTCACAATCAAGAGGTGTGAAATCTAAACTTATTAAACTAAACTTAACAtattattagaaaaatttttacttttCGAAAACTTTCAAGCTTGCTGTAATAACCATAAACGAAAGAGCGCTATtgtgatctttttttgtcactttttACTTAACCTCCTTAACAGTATAATTTCGCTTTGATTATgatattttgacgtaggactacgcctTTCTTTGCTATGCTCACtttggtgcattttcaaaattgcacaacacgaaagtgtaacgaaataacTCCAGATTTaaactttttccctgtttgagtattttctctaattctctCATGAAACAAAAGGAAGaaggtgtaagattgttgttaataccacgtttattacgaaaacattgtttaaatcatgaaaaaatagatccaaacacgaaacattaaaatcaaccgaatctttaaatagaacctgttgcatgtttgctagcttcagtctgtgataatccatgaacggagataatgaaactacacccggcattagtcaactggtgcttcagtcaatggcgaatatgaggttccgtttCTCAATCCTAgacgcagaaaaacaacaactagttcttctgtgagcatatctgtcGATTGTGTCATCCAActcctggtcgtttgcattggagaaaaggaaatcgaaaagtggacaacgatgggaaacattattcaaaattagccgttcacagttcgaaaaattcttgtgattttacatcttatcagatgcacatgaatggagcgtcatatttcacacaaatatattcaagaacatgtaaaattgtgtgatttgaaaattacatggcttcaaAACGAATGGAATAGAAATCAAAAGATCaacagcaacaacgcgactttaGATCACATTAGATCAcgaagcacaccagttagtcgactgagccgcagttttgtgcacttttcgctgtgcgaaatacGCACTAATCGAGCACAAATAAAACTAGCATTTGGCTGCAtcacgttcaagaaaaatgttttgaacagtgtttaatatcgtagagaactacacaatacagcattttgatagttttctTCGCTCAAACATAGAGATGTATgacatattgaaatatatgagcgattgaACGACTTGCGTTACGATTATttttatgtaatgatttcttctaggtcAGTGCTCAAACTTACAAATAACTTTAAATGGCACCCTACTTTCTGCATTACAAACGTAACCAAATAGTCTTTTCCATGACTCCAAAGCCACTAACGGTCCTTCTCAGGACCTCAAAAGTAACCTAAAGAAATTGATTAGAAATCTGAAATGTTGTCCTTTTCAGGACAACAAATTCTTAATCGGTCAAACGGTTTCAAatcggttatgtctctggcataaCCTAATCTAAGTTTTTACACTTCTCTTTTGTATTCCCCTGAGTACACAACGCAAAAGcgttttgtttaattttgagatatttgaaatcttttctttcatttgttctTTCAATTGTAGTCAAAACACAAAGGGCCACCATACTTCCATGACAACGAGAGTTTTGTCCGatgagctaaaattaagtaacaaCATGCAGTTTTAAATGGAGTCAGTAGAACTCAACAGTTGAATAAATATTactgtaatttatttttattgttttacttGCATTAAAAACTATTTGTGAATATTCCGAATGAATgagctattttattttattgttcgTATGAACCGTTGAATTGTTAATATTTTACAACTATTTCATAAAATTAGTATCGTAACGCCATTTTTACAGTTATAAATTACATATCGGTATATAACTCATAATACGAGTGTTTGTTTGGTTCTAGTAGCTGCATCACGTAACAGGAGAGGATAGaaacattaaataaaatctTGTTCATCAGAAACAACTACATTATGCATTTAGTATTAATCGTCTTAACATGTTAATGGGTATTAGCTTTATCGAGTGTTACttaatcgaatgatcgctggtTGTAATAGTATGTAGAGACAAATTAGATATAGTATTAAAGCAATTTTGATAGAATGTAATTATTAGGAGCTTGGAGTTGAATGAGCATGTAAAATTTCTAGTGAATTAGAAACATTCTGTTCCACAGCAATGTTCCTGCGATGTACGATGATCAAATTCAATACTGGACAAGAATGACATGCACTGTATACGATTTTACGTTGAACACCCAGCTCCCCTAATGAGAAGAAAACGCCGACAGGTATACTCCATCAACGTGATCAGAGAGTCTAACGTTAGACATTAGACGTTAGacatttcggaaccagaatatGGAGGAACAAAAGACAAACcgctcgcactaattatggctataatgaacctttctccagtatgtgtcgtCTAATCAATCGATGTTCTCATGTACATTGATTTTACCCTATCTCGCAATAccataaaaaattgtttttaaacacAATCTCAAACAGTCCTTCCAGATTTAGCTTTAGGGTTAATTTAGTACTTAATCCACAAGTTTAGTTTAGTAAGTCTACTTCCATTCTCCATTGATTCTGCAATCAAGAATAATATTCACCATTAGGTTCgtttctaacatccgctcgactctCTAAATTCCCcggctgtccaccatcttcttcgaaactaactagatctatATTATATTACTAATGCTTCCCCCGTTCTCCATCTTTTCACCATCTATTGAGACAATTAACTCGATCTTTTGTCGTTTTCAATGTTAATTCCAACATGGTTTCATTAGTTAGTGAAAACTAAACTGCTTAGCAGATgttatgaaaaataaaccataAAAAGAAAACGTGTTTCATCCACCGAACAGTGAGACAATACTTTTttacgaaaacaaacaaaacaaacaaaaacaaggacaaccgctcaacaacggaaactagtgaatgcagtgctcctgtttcaaaaacaccttcaccatctaaccaactatcaactgcaatcaatgtacaaagcgcatctacggcaactgcaaatgaacccaagacggcgatcaacaacgaaaacaaggaaacggaaaccgctcacaactccaacgatatagcaatggatgatacgagcaacggacaaaatgacctccaatcttcgctagaaggaaatggaagctcctctccccctagaagaagggtgacaacgagatccaacaataaaaaaataattttatgtaacaaaaacatgggtaaatcggccacgtaaagctatacgcaaattggcctgaataaaaattgttaaaaaaatacttttttacaACTCTGCATGTTTTATGCATCAATATTCGTTTGTCTCGTGCAGGCGCTTATAAAGTGGTGGGGGGAGGTTTAGGTGTttacaaaataaaacatcacATCGATTCCGTCAAAAACAATAACAATTCGTCTTGTTTTTTTCTTGCTGCTGTTACcataaaaaaagtatcgataattataaaactttttttaatccacccagAGGTGCAATGATGccaacacagaaagaaattatgaattttacaggtgacataatttaagaaacgatacaattcataactagttAACTTGTCCAATAACACAATATTCCAtccgtacagaattttaaagggttcgagtgtaatttgcactgggCTGCCAAGTGTCGCTATatggatttaaatgtttcaattaTTCAAGAAGCAGATATGCGCATTTGTGGATCAATCTATTAACTCAGTGCTTAGTGATCTAATGTTTATCGGTTCAAGCCGCGCTGTTGCTACCGatcttttgttttctatttcatttgatttcaagccacgtaattttcaaatcctacaattttacatgttcttgaatataaatttatgtaaaatatgacgctccatttatgtgcatcttaacttttgataaaaaaagaaccggaattttattaaaaaacctgttttaatccacctagtggtgtaatgatgcctttctcatgtatatataatattgtggattatattcaaaatttttctcttcgatttttgaaagaaaccaagagatagtttatgcataacatgtttgttgcatccgaaaatattttaagtgactgtgtaaaatattgaacacactttaccctataattccggaaccggaagtcggatccggatgaaattcaggaattccgtatgggaccggaagacctttcatttgaatctaagtttgtcaaaatcggttcagccatctccgagaaaacctagtgagattatttgacacatacatatacacacatacatacacacacagacattgttcagctcgatgaactgagtcgaatggtatatgacacttggccctccggaccaattttcactagtcggtttttcaagtgattgcataacctttctatatgagaaaggcaaaacgcaaaatttcaatgtttaataaatttttttattatcgccttcaaagtactctcctcctgcggcaatacatgcatgccaacgcttgatccaattttccatacaagttttataggccgccgaaggtatggcctttagttcacgcagcgaattctcttttatggtctctattgtttcaaaacgcgttccccgcaatggcaatttgagtctggggaaaaagaaaaagtcacacggggccatatctggagagcacggtgcttggttgatgatattgtttgagtttttggccaaaacctgcgacacaaccaacgctgtgtgagccggcgcattatcgtggtgtaaTCGTTTTTTggtaccagccgagaagcgacgcgtttcaaacccaaaacgtcAGTTAAAATGTATTCGGCTgttccataagagatgcccaacaacacagcaatctctcttaccggtacagaacgattttgcaacacgatttgcttcgccgattgaatattttcttcagtaacagatgttattGGGCGGCCAGGATCTCATCATgctccaagcttgtacgaccacctttgaagcgtttataccactcgtatacctgtgtttttcctagacacgattcaccaaaggccttttctaactttttcaacgtttcggaacacttcaatccatttgcaacacaaaatttgatgcacgcacgttgttctaaattttcatccattttaaaaatcgccacacaaaaaattttcaacttctttgtatagacgccaaacaaaaactaatcgtacgatatacgtcaaaatttgacagaatgtgtataaaagtgttgccaacattgagagaataaaagtttaccgattaaacaagcgcgggaattttaaaatgaaaattccggttctttttttatcataaggtataagatGTATAAtcgcaagaatttttcgaactgtatatctcatattacttatatatccaaaaatatcactaaaagATTCTGTCGAAATTGTTTTTTCAAATCTTGAAGAAACTTTCTCtaagtatgaactaacataacctttttgcATCGTCTCTCTAAATGGCGATgtgcaacacactttaccctatgaaagcatgatgaaattcaatagcaacgtaTGGGACCTAtcaattttcaagtgattgcataaactttctatatgagaaagcaacTGAAAAGCATCGtttgtaaaaataacaaataggtacaaattaacataattttgaccagaaaaaaataaatttgagtgTGGCAATCATGCACGCTATACtaaattaaacaaagcacgctacgaaCGGACCAAAGTCGGTGGTGTTTTCTGCTTCCataccgcacgtaccgacgcgtaccggaTTTGCATCGTTGTTTTGAATgacaattcaaatgttttgatactcatcgccctgtaatttcggaaccggaagacgcaTCTGGATTGaactgcacagtatatttaaaaacaataaGAGCTTTAGTTTGAATCATGGTTCTTgataatcggtttaaccgtagcTGatgaacgaagtgagttccgtttttaaagattttcttcactattatcggtgctttcggaagcggaaaccggggactagtagtcccaaagtagttttatatattcactaactaacaagatctgctaacaagatgaatttagcagtaagtttgatgaaaatttgcacctcgcaatttgcatcgcttgtgaaaaactattcatgaaatcgaaaattttcactaatcgcactgtaatacaggaaccggaagtcggacctggATCAACTtcacggggactttttaaagaattttaagactttttatttgcttcttagtttgtagaaATAGGTTAAGaactttccgagaaaattgagtgcgcattttctcataaatttgtACATATTTCCCtgtaattgagtgacattatttgtcacatacacacacagaaatcaggaatcagaactaattggctcaagtggcacgtttagTTCTGATCtcaacaaactgagtcgaatggtatatgacactaggcCCTCCGGGCTTTGGTTGTAAAGTcagttttcgcagtgattgcatagcctttctttatgagaaaggcaaaagtgataatttttttagAGGTATAGtgtatgatttaaaaaaaaattacaaaaaatttatgaaaattgataaaatttttattggaatcgaCAGAACGAtccatataatttaatgtttgaagatgatttcatgcaaatgttggctgcGGCTCCGCTTCAGACGGCCCATGCACAAAgttcaattttggcacactctctctaaCATATCGGTCAGTATTTTAAGAATAATGCTACCGGCCCAAATcctcaccaaacagtgactttttgggatgcaatgcttctggctggtcttcactccaaatgcggaaaTTTTGCTCGTTGATGTATCCATTCATCCTGAAATGAGCTTCATCGCTGAACACAACTTTTCGGTGAAAAAGTTGACCtttctccaactttgccagcgcccaaTCATGATTAGATTAtagactgaacaagtttgaccatGACACAAGATGCGATTcgcgcgtgatctgtcaaaaacagtgttaccaaatagataccagcaaaataatcaccttttacatcttattttccaaaattccaaaaaaatatttcacaaaaTCTGAGTCTTTCTTACATTTTTTGTtaaattcactgaaaatttctaAGGCTTCTCctgaattataaaaatttttccTAACAATTTATTAAATACATTGGTTTTATACCTACATAAATTATATAATATCTAAATTGCGGAATAATAACAAAACAATCTATTATACCAAAttgaagcattattttgacatttgaataataaaataatgcctAAATAAGCAATGATAGTAGAATGAACTATTACTATGATATAAGTTCGCTATCGCTTTTTATTCAGGTAAAATTCGACTTATAAAGCTGTCAAGTTTTGTCTGCTGACTcctgggttactatgattgttGCTCCATGGGTAGTTTCGTAAGTGCGGGCAAATTTAGTCCATTTTTTCAATGCAAACGTTACTGCGGATATTTTTTATAAGTCCGACAGCTTCTTCTAGGCCCGACAATTCGATCACTCCAACTGTAATCATGACTATATTTTAAATGGTTATTTTCTCAAATAGATATTCTTCACCAATTTCTAAGGCTTCTCctgaattataaaaatttcctAACAATTTATTAAATACATTGGTTTTATACCTACATAAATTATATAATATCTAAATTGCGGAATAATAACAAAACAATCCAAAttgaagcattattttgacatttgaataataaaataatgcctAAATAAGCAATGATAGTAGAATGAACTATTACTATGATATAAGTTCGCTATCGCTTTTTATTCAGGTAAAATTCGACTTATAAAGCTGTCAAGTTTTGTCTGCTGACTcctgggttactatgattgttGCTCcatgggtagtttcgtcagtgcggACAAATTTTGTCCATTTTTTCAATGCAAACGTTACTGCGGATATTTTTTATAAGTCCGACAATTCGATCACTCCAACTGTAATCATGACTATATTTTAAATGGTTATTTTCTCAAATAGATATTCTTCACCAATAAAACGGTGATGCAGAATAAATGAAACACATATAGATCTTAGATTGTTGTTACacagataaaattttatttatctgTTTCTAAGAGTATACAACAAACTGATATTGTTGTATCAATCTCTAATAGTATTTATGTAAATTGAAATTTGCTACGATTGATATGGTTTCTCTAAAAGCAGTAATTATAGAAGCAGTTTGTAAAGAACAGTAATAAACCGGACAATCGTCCACGATAgtctaaaaatagaaatttatgTACACCTGTTTCCCACGGCAGTCATCCATGACTGACTGCAGGAAGGAAGCAAGCATTATCTTACGTTCGCTTTATGGGTTAATTTTAGACACTAGAATTCAATTTAGTGAATATCCTAATATGACTCTAATTTGAATTAATTAGGTGCTAATTTGCTGcataataattttataattgGAAACTATTCTTTTTTTGGGCGCCGCTGAGCTACACCTCACCTGGTAACCCGTTTTAACCTTAAGATATCAAGTTCGAGTTCCATTATTTCATATGATTGGCTTAAGTGAtatgattaaaaaaatattaacaagtTTCACCGATGCCTTTCTGGTATGACCTTTGAGTAGTGTCAAATATTCCGATAACCGAAGGTCATCGAAATCAAGgcatacaaaacaaaaaaattccaTTCCACAAACTTCATATCAAAACAAAGCGAAGCTTTCTTAAACAAGCCATCATAAACAACATCAGAAATTAGTTTGTTCGTTTTTGATTTCTGTGTAGAACAATATCACCGGGGCTGGCTTCGGGCGGTAATGACCCGAACAAGCTGATCGTGCGAGATACATCATAAAACCGGGCGGTGAGAGGTAAGTCGCCTGCGCCGGCTTGACAGCTCTATAGCTGTACGATTGCGATGGTTCAATAATCCCACAGAACCAGAACAAGAATTGGATTTAGTCACTTCTAGTAAGTATCTTCCTGACGCACCTCGACGTCATTCACAAGAGATTTTATTCGGACAATTGAAACGAGTATCGGGTGAATGGGATTCCTGTGTGGCGTAGGTCAAAGTTTTCATTATTTCCCAAAGTATAAAAGCAATTGGTCGCTGTGCGGATGGTCAGCATTCAGTTCCAGTCAGTTGGGTACAACACTTTCAGGAGTCGAGTTCCAAGGATTAGGATCATAATCATGTTGAAGGTGAGTAAATTCGATAACGTGTCTAATTCTTACTAATAATTATTCCACAGTTACTGGTAGTACTTTGCGCTTTAGTCGTTCTCGGTAGTGCATATCCCGcggagaatttgagtcaatcaGTTGAGGGTAGAGTCCCAGGCCCGGTAGATGATTTAGAAGCTGGGCAAGGTAGCTCCGCTTCAGTCGCTGACGAACCGGTGAAGGAAGATTTGGAAAGATCGGAAACTTTCGGATTCGGCTACAAACATTACTATCCCCGTTACTACGGATACAGCAGTTACTATCACTATCCACGTTACTATTATTCCCACTATCCGCGATACTATTACTGGTGAAAATAAAGTGCATTGAACTATTTACCAAATTTCGGCTAAGTGCAACAAAACTATTTGTACAAATAAAGAACTGATCAAACAACTTATTTCGGTTTTGTGCGGTCTCTACCAGAATATCACTAGAACAGATGAAGGTAATCAAGGATAACTGATATGCAGATCTAAAGTTTGAGTTTGATCCAAAACTGTAGGTAAATACCTGAACTGTAGTACAAATTATTAGtagatgatttgaaattttcataggTTTTAAGTTATTTAATATTATTTAAAGAGAATTCAGTAATCCTGCtgttggcaaaaaaaaatttggggcaATATCAGGTAGGACTTCTCGATCTTGAATCAACCAACAATACAATTGACTGAAAATATAAAGTGAAGGAACTTGAAAAACAGTTGTATGCCCAGTTAAGAAGCGCTCGGTGAACAGTGaacgattttttaaattattaaacATTGTCTTAGCAACTCGTATGATTGTGAaatgaaaacatttttcttttccAAACAGATTACTTTCCACCTAGTATATAGAAAGTTTAACTTGTAAACAAACAGGAAAACATAGTTGGGCACTCTACTGCTTCTAAGAGAAAACAACTTGCCAAACAACTTTTCCGTAACGGTTCGGTTTTTGCTTATATTTTTTGGGCCGCGGCATAACCGTCAGCAAAAACGGCATTTCTGATTTTATCGACAAAAGCTCGATACTGACTCAAAGCTGAACTGAAAACGAAATAGCCGAAAAGCTCATAAGCTTCAAAATTGACAGCGTTTCTCTCGGAAATCCTCACGTATTTGGTTAAAATAGCGGTAGAGATTTTATCCAAAATCTTCGTAATCTGCTTTTATTGTTATTTCCACAAATCAGCTCATAATTTTTGTTCCCGATACGGTAACtgtatttatgtttatttcaactGGGCTCTTAGAGTCGGATTTGATGTGTATATTGAAAGCGTTGCATTATCATATATTAAGAATATGTGGTCGACTTTTTCGTTGCTGAATAACTAATATTCAGCAATcgtttgttttagtcttgttaagccGTGGAGCCGTTTTAGTTTAACCAGTATCTAGCgaagaaaacaaattgaaaatatgacatgcgaatgcaactatgcaatgaaaaccgcgaaaatattaccgcatatacgggactcgaacccctaGATAGCTaacctaaccggggaaattgttttgccgattatactaccctgcatatgaaaacatatGAAGAGACAGCTCAATTGACTAgaggaaccaagcatgcttcgctttattTTGCCGCCACAGATTCGCAATCACAATCGCAACTGCTACTACCACACATCAGCTGAAATCATCAAATAGATGATAACGTTGATGTATCCCATAGgcacaggcccgtgcgcaggggggggttttgggggttttaaccccccccccccccatgaagaatttttttaaaattaagtttcatgaacaatggagtacttattatattaaagtgcaaataacttgacaattcatatttttcatcaattttttatcaatttataaactgacataatttgaacCCACCCCCTCCCCCACCCCCCTTT comes from Malaya genurostris strain Urasoe2022 chromosome 3, Malgen_1.1, whole genome shotgun sequence and encodes:
- the LOC131439246 gene encoding uncharacterized protein LOC131439246, with the protein product MVSIQFQSVGYNTFRSRVPRIRIIIMLKLLVVLCALVVLGSAYPAENLSQSVEGRVPGPVDDLEAGQGSSASVADEPVKEDLERSETFGFGYKHYYPRYYGYSSYYHYPRYYYSHYPRYYYW